The genomic window AAAATGTTTAGTTCAAGGAATCACCGGAAAACAAGGTTCTTTTCACACTGAACAAATGTTGAAATATAATACAAACATTGTTGCAGGCCTTACCCCTGGAAAAGGAGGTCAGAAATTTTTAGACCAGGTACCAATTTTCAATTCCATGGAGGAAGCAACTGAAGAAGTGGATATAAACGCTTCAATTATTTTTGTACCTGCAAGATTTGCAAAAGACGCTGCTTTTGAAGCAATCAGACACCTGGACTTGGTTGTCATTATCTCAGAGCATATCCCAGTTCATGACAGTATGAAAATTATGGCATATGCAAAACAGATGGACACAACTGTCATTGGTCCGAACACTCCTGGAATCATCTCTCCGGGTGTTGGTAAATTAGGAATCATGCCTACCCATATCTTTAAGGAAGGTAATGTTGGTGTAATTTCAAGAAGCGGTACATTAACATACGAAATAGCAAGCGAACTTACCAATGCAGGAATCGGACAAAGTACAGCTGTCGGTATTGGTGGAGACCCTGTAACCGGAGACAATTACGTTGATATCTTAAAAAGATTTGACAAAGATGACCAGACTGATGCAGTAGTCTTAATCGGTGAGATTGGAGGAACTGCAGAAGAAAGAGCAGGTAAATTCATTGCTGAAGAAATGAACAAACCTGTTGTATCATACATTGCAGGAAGAACTGCACCTCCCGGCAAAAGAATGGGACACGCAGGAGCAATTATTCAAGGAAACTCCGGTACTGTTGCAAGTAAAACAGAAGCTTTAAATGCAGCAGGTGTTGAAGTAGCTAAAAAACCATCTGAAATTGTAGATTTACTTAAAAAGGTTATGTAATGACAAATCAAGAAATTATTGATAAATTATTGAATGGTGAAATGAAACTTTATCAGGTTGATAAGGAAGTTTCCCCAAAAGAGGCAACAGATATCAGAAGAGAATTTCTCGAACAGAAGTATGACTTAAAATTGTCCAATATCTCAAATTACACTTTGGATATGGAAAGGGCTTCTGCCCGTAACATTGAAAATTCAATCGGTGTTTTACAGCTTCCGATGGGTATTGCAGGACCATTAAAAATTAATGGTGAATACTGCAACAGGGAAGTATTTGTTCCACTTGCCACCTCTGAAGGAGCATTGGTTGCATCAATCAACAGAGGAGCATCCACTATAACCTCATCCGGAGGGGTTAATGCAAGAGTAGTT from uncultured Methanobrevibacter sp. includes these protein-coding regions:
- the sucD gene encoding succinate--CoA ligase subunit alpha; translated protein: MILLNEDTKCLVQGITGKQGSFHTEQMLKYNTNIVAGLTPGKGGQKFLDQVPIFNSMEEATEEVDINASIIFVPARFAKDAAFEAIRHLDLVVIISEHIPVHDSMKIMAYAKQMDTTVIGPNTPGIISPGVGKLGIMPTHIFKEGNVGVISRSGTLTYEIASELTNAGIGQSTAVGIGGDPVTGDNYVDILKRFDKDDQTDAVVLIGEIGGTAEERAGKFIAEEMNKPVVSYIAGRTAPPGKRMGHAGAIIQGNSGTVASKTEALNAAGVEVAKKPSEIVDLLKKVM